One genomic segment of Scylla paramamosain isolate STU-SP2022 chromosome 11, ASM3559412v1, whole genome shotgun sequence includes these proteins:
- the LOC135105158 gene encoding uncharacterized protein LOC135105158, translating into MMRRVWAWWLVVALVVVVRVAAGAGTETPLVTTMASKQDDEPLPPLPSLADLMSNAEERPLDTIADLYSYTKEIRNAAQTLIAKAFAARLRRRRRDLNILSVNVSGAEPYPLPFSIQAMQVTAFYALHTPEVTYLILGTYSNQRQLLVELRGLVVREIGIQLEPSYSPVTQITAVVHQGMLWVVFGFPHSVQVRCINQGDLEVQEAPTLMVHELGALHFICAEDKLYLVIGEKQQDSTIYRLERRKLFDQMEDVELRTKGVTAITGFYDDDHHIYYIVFGMTVQGGSQKESHERLQVYQLNVKAEPWAVAVRLLQEVHGLQVQAALQFRDLQDNNLYLAVLIAGAQPRIYWWNWDQLQEWQTLESPPVDASTSLAVVSLSNLENVLCLAHQNILIFYTDDLTGHYVVNLVERTSCDSLSSLQTFRVGQDHFIVYLCLDGATGTSTLQGRRLVLSERKLVKSVTRADELLACLEDLGTAVEARRHDIAHLKNDLATRPIMTVDGTQVWQGPITFAQGVTVTGTTTFTQPLVIQVPHGDVAVLGSSSSVKSQIDALGAAVKDVVDSSNRVLYFSEDQSFPGPVVASAMQVDTAHLGTFRIGKLNDLDMTEVGRKVLMMGVDQQINASLAIDTLTARNVTTRPASATINGVLTADFMRQSVRHQVVTGQHKYKDLSVSGSILPHPAAAQNFTINGIPISSMVKKGSSVTFRGPKTIKNLLVVGGVNARLVNGASLRALAQRVVYTDVAEMQTISGAVTLNAVHVAGNVDVMSLNGVDLRHLDANTVKTTGDFVLQGPVRYMKPLRVTGNMRVSVVNGVKWRDLLDRQSPHKQVLSRFTFTSAFVSHALVSDDINGLNLSEDVVLVDATQTIQGRVRFANTVTVTGPSGVLVDEGVTINNVDISRLLDNVANIGVLVVPEPVTFNQPLTCSGDITATKINGLPLEGIEERYWRKSVPQVVEAPVTLARAEFLEEVTGSSLNGLQMTDFLTYNTSQEISGTYEFTKPVVVEGDLWLGVGSTVNGVDLVALNRTVLSLYGDQTIDGPLVGGRVTVGYLDLSGTLNGLDPLTDFLRLDRTLQHNSQLTFIGRTVATQLTLAGNLTVASLNGLQVEVVARELVLRDQNATIRGPHVLHLAQNSTVVHLNVSGTLDGVDLNNLLSRALLKTSPPGTFQEMTGHLHVTGAVNFAHSLAVHTVNGKHFTSYLRNVVPRDYTGVIRGTKTFLGPVSVQGNLDAASINGRDLREFASNVFTKTGDQTIRAHYTFASATIDHLTTPTINNITMSQVLLVDKPGYLTGTTTFRAPLTVKGHLTSASTSLAGCDLNRLTNINMERGSDGSLHVYSPMTIKRLFVNGSVNAPAGVWVGDEVNLDTFLGSLVLKSENQDIHGSVDFLSHVTVDEAFVATINSVNISNMLSQSVLWNEEEIIECDLEFRHPIRVRQLVVRGALADPAGTGLLLGGVNVSRVAAGAVRDQGQTIVITGDKTFANGFTARNLIVNGSIDGVPVADLVTLSGNGPMLESAVFRAPITVRGNLKVHGLVDGMDLEEVFSNRIDLRKPQEVYGSCSFYAIKVLGDLEVAVINDVVLADLVLREGRAVQVVEGPKTFSGGLVVHGAINTTLLNGVDVVAMNRSLLRLDQPTTINSRVRFAGLVVAEKAVGGSVQGHDAQNLSKQLDQLKATSTAQYNHLLELHKDIDKRVTANLAAAQDMFVALHHLGWITSHPLPASSLLHTLSAYPSRSEDTLLLVKECGHTCKCSSRTAFYKVWEDGHRAPDLHAVASGSVFFLPAPSLQLSVILEVPCEGGGTFKLRGAAGEQTFPLERWSLGLVADVGIFVDNGMAYVVTAGRLDEATNVTRTTVVVLRVSYDHRYVERIWGQHSRRSASKLDLTQIGSTWYLVVANEMELGRMNKYTTVSTLYVWASLEESFIVQRNYIGHRVTSAMFLKVTQPLEEHFLVLAQLRAASHHSDTRVLVYKHDTTTGTFEEFQVVPTSDVGFPATLYVGTSLYMLLLSEEERLDVYCYIPLEGFRLQQSVGIPGSISMAVIGFQDGSQQVWVSTEAPAGLQAFKVWHKGVDPSKL; encoded by the exons ATGATGCGGAGGGTGTGGGCGTGGTGGCTGGTGgtagcgctggtggtggtggtgcgggtggCTGCTGGTGCGGGTACGGAGACTCCCTTGGTGACAACGATGGCTTCAAAACAGGACGATGAGCCGCTGCCGCCCCTGCCCTCCCTCGCTGATCTG ATGAGCAACGCCGAAGAGAGACCCTTGGACACCATCGCAGACCTCTACTCCTACACCAAAGAGATCCGCAACGCAGCGCAAACTCTCATCGCCAAGGCCTTTGCGGCGCGGCTTCGCAGGCGTCGGCGAG atctgAACATCCTGTCGGTCAACGTGAGCGGCGCGGAGCCTTACCCCCTGCCCTTCAGCATCCAGGCCATGCAGGTGACGGCCTTCTACGCCCTGCACACGCCTGAAGTAACCTACCTCATCCTGGGGACGTACAG CAACCAGAGACAGCTGCTGGTGGAGCTGCGCGGCCTGGTGGTGCGAGAGATTGGCATTCAGCTCGAGCCCTCATACTCTCCCGTCACTCAGATAACC GCCGTGGTGCACCAAGGGATGCTGTGGGTAGTCTTCGGCTTCCCCCACTCTGTCCAAGTTCGCTGCATAAACCAAGGCGATCTGGAGGTGCAAGAAGCGCCGACCCTGATGGTGCATGAGCTGGGTGCCCTACACTTCATCTGTGCAGAAGACAAGCTGTACCTGGTGATCGGAGAGAAGCAGCAGGATTCCAC GATATACAGGCTGGAAAGGAGGAAACTGTTTGACCAGATGGAGGACGTGGAGCTGAGGACCAAGGGCGTCACGGCCATCACGGGGTTCTACGACGACGACCACCACATCTACTACATCGTGTTCGGGATGACTGTTCAG GGCGGGTCGCAGAAGGAGTCCCATGAGAGGCTGCAGGTGTACCAGCTCAACGTGAAGGCGGAACCATGGGCGGTGGCGGTGCGGCTGCTTCAGGAGGTGCACGGCCTACAAGTCCAAGCCGCCCTGCAGTTCCGCGACCTTCAGGACAACAACCTGTACCTGGCAGTCCTCATCGCTGGTGCCCAGCCACGCATCTACTGGTGGAACT GGGACCAGCTGCAGGAGTGGCAGACCCTTGAATCTCCGCCAGTAGACGCCAGTACCTCTTTGGCCGTGGTGTCCCTCTCGAACCTGGAGAATGTCCTCTGCCTCGCTCACCAG AACATCCTCATATTCTACACCGATGACCTGACGGGCCACTACGTTGTCAACTTGGTGGAAAGAACCTCGTGTGACTCCCTGTCCAGCCTGCAGACATTCAGGGTGGGGCAGGACCACTTCATCGTCTATCTGTGCTTGGATGGCGCCACGGGAACCAGCACACTGCAGGGGCGGCGCCTCGTGTTGTCTGAGAGGAAGCTTG TAAAGTCAGTGACGCGCGCTGACGAGCTGCTGGCGTGCCTGGAGGACCTGGGCACTGCTGTCGAGGCACGGAGACACGACATCGCGCACCTCAAGAACGACCTCGCCACGCGGCCCATCATGACAGTTGACGGAACGCAG GTGTGGCAGGGTCCCATCACCTTTGCTCAGGGAGTAACCGTAACtggcaccaccaccttcactcaaCCGCTCGTCATCCAGGTGCCCCACGGGGATGTGGCGGTCCtcggctcttcctcctccgtgaaATCACAAATCGATGCACTCGGG GCTGCTGTCAAGGACGTAGTGGACAGTTCCAACAGGGTCTTGTACTTCTCCGAGGACCAGAGCTTCCCTGGTCCCGTGGTGGCTAGCGCCATGCAGGTTGACACGGCCCACCTCGGCACCTTCAGGATAGGCAAG CTCAACGATCTAGACATGACGGAGGTGGGGCGAAAGGTACTCATGATGGGGGTGGACCAGCAGATCAACGCCAGCCTCGCCATAGACACACTCACCGCTCGCAACGTTACCACCCGTCCCGCCAGCGCCACCATCAACGGGGTGCTGACGGCAG atTTTATGCGGCAGAGTGTCCGGCATCAGGTGGTGACAGGCCAGCACAAATACAAGGACCTGAGTGTTAGTGGCAGCATCTTGCCTCACCCCGCCGCTGCCCAGAATTTCACCATCAATGGCATCCCCATCTCCTCCATGGTGAAGAAAGGCTCCTCCGTCACCTTCCGCGGCCCCAAAACAATCAAGAACCTGTTGGTGGTGGGCGGGGTCAACGCACGCCTCGTCAATGGG gcgTCGCTGCGGGCACTGGCGCAGCGGGTGGTGTACACAGACGTGGCGGAGATGCAGACGATTAGCGGCGCCGTCACCTTGAATGCCGTGCACGTGGCTGGCAACGTGGACGTGATGTCACTTAACGGCGTGGACCTGAGGCACCTGGACGCCAACACGGTGAAGACCACGGGGGATTTCGTCCTGCAAG GTCCAGTGAGGTACATGAAACCCCTGAGGGTCACTGGAAACATGCGTGTGTCTGTGGTCAACGGGGTGAAGTGGCGGGATCTTCTAGACCGTCAGTCTCCACACAAGCAGGTCCTCTCCAGGTTCACCTTCACCTCGGCCTTTGTCTCACACGCTTTAGTTAGTGACGACATCAATGGCCTCAACCTGAGTGAAGATGTGGTGCTTGTCGACGCCACGCAGACCATCCAAG GTCGAGTGAGGTTTGCGAACACCGTGACTGTGACGGGACCCTCTGGCGTGCTTGTGGACGAGGGCGTGACGATCAACAACGTGGACATCTCGCGGCTCCTGGACAATGTGGCTAACATCGGGGTGCTGGTGGTGCCCGAGCCTGTCACCTTCAACCAGCCCCTCACG TGTTCCGGGGACATCACCGCCACAAAAATAAACGGTCTGCCACTGGAGGGCATCGAGGAACGATACTGGCGGAAGTCCGTGCCACAGGTGGTGGAGGCACCCGTCACCCTCGCCCGTGCTGAGTTCCT GGAGGAAGTGACGGGCAGTAGCCTGAATGGCCTGCAGATGACAGACTTCCTCACCTACAACACATCCCAGGAGATATCTGGCACCTACGAGTTCACG AagccagtggtggtggagggagaccTGTGGCTGGGCGTTGGCTCCACCGTGAATGGCGTGGACCTGGTGGCGCTGAACAGGACGGTGCTCAGCCTGTATGGAGACCAGACCATTGACGGCCCCCTG GTGGGCGGCCGCGTGACTGTTGGTTACCTGGACCTGTCTGGCACACTCAATGGTCTGGACCCGCTCACCGATTTCTTGCGACTGGACCGCACCCTGCAGCACAATA GCCAGCTGACCTTCATCGGCAGGACGGTGGCTACGCAGTTGACCCTGGCGGGGAACCTGACCGTGGCCTCCCTCAACGGCCtacaggtggaggtggtggcacGTGAGCTGGTGCTGCGGGACCAGAACGCCACCATCAGGGGCCCCCACGTCCTCCACCTGGCACAGAACTCTacag TGGTTCACCTCAATGTGAGCGGCACGCTGGACGGGGTGGACCTCAACAATTTGCTGTCTCGCGCACTGCTCAAGACCTCCCCGCCAGGCACCTTCCAGGAGATGACGGGCCACCTGCACGTCACCGGCGCCGTCAACTTCGCCCACTCCCTCGCCGTGCACACTGTCAACGGCAAGCACTTCACCAGCTACCTGCGCAAT GTGGTTCCGAGGGACTACACAGGCGTCATCAGGGGCACCAAGACCTTTCTGGGCCCTGTGTCTGTGCAGGGTAACCTGGACGCCGCCTCCATCAACGGGCGTGACTTGAGGGAGTTTGCCAGTAACGTGTTTACGAAGACCGGCGACCAGACCATCCGGGCACACTACACCTTTGCCTCCGCTACGATTG ACCATCTGACGACGCCCACTATCAACAACATCACCATGAGCCAAGTGTTGCTGGTGGACAAGCCCGGGTATCTGAcaggcaccaccaccttccGGGCGCCCCTCACCGTCAAGGGCCACCTcacctccgcctccacctccctcgCCGGCTGTGACCTGAACCGG CTGACCAACATAAACATGGAGCGTGGCAGTGACGGCAGCCTGCACGTGTATAGCCCGATGACCATCAAGCGTCTCTTCGTTAACGGCAGTGTGAACGCTCCAGCCGGCGTTTGGGTGGGCGACGAGGTGAACTTGGACACCTTCCTGGGCTCTCTTGTTCTGAAGTCTGAAAATCAAGACATACACg GTTCTGTGGACTTCCTCTCCCACGTGACCGTGGATGAGGCGTTCGTGGCCACCATCAACAGCGTGAACATCTCCAACATGCTGTCCCAGAGTGTGCTGTGGAACgaagaggag ATCATCGAGTGTGACCTTGAGTTCCGGCACCCCATCCGAGTGAGGCAGCTGGTGGTGAGGGGCGCATTGGCGGATCCAGCGGGCACGGGGCTCCTATTGGGTGGCGTTAACGTGTCACGGGTGGCGGCGGGGGCGGTGCGGGACCAGGGACAGACCATCGTTATTACTGGAGACAAGACCTTCGCTAATGGGTTCACCGCTCGGAATCTGATTGTTAATG GCTCGATAGATGGCGTGCCTGTTGCGGACCTGGTGACCCTGAGTGGCAACGGTCCCATGCTGGAGTCTGCCGTCTTCCGTGCGCCCATCACCGTGCGGGGAAACCTGAAG GTACACGGCCTTGTTGACGGGATGGATCTGGAGGAAGTGTTCTCCAATCGCATAGACCTCAGGAAGCCGCAGGAAGTGTACGGCAGCTGCTCCTTCTACGCCATCAAGGTGCTTG GAGACTTAGAGGTTGCGGTGATAAACGACGTGGTGCTGGCTGACCTGGTGCTGCGGGAGGGGAGGGCGGTGCAGGTGGTGGAGGGGCCCAAGACCTTCTCCGGGGGCCTGGTGGTGCACGGGGCCATCAACACGACCCTCCTGAACGGCGTGGATGTGGTGGCCATGAACCGCTCCCTCCTGAGACTGGACCagcccaccaccatcaacagcaGAGTG AGGTTTGCTGGCCTGGTGGTGGCTGAGAAGGCGGTGGGCGGCTCAGTGCAGGGACACGACGCACAGAACCTCTCGAAGCAGTTGGATCAGTTGAAAGCCACCAGCACCGCCCAGTACAACCACCTCCTGGAACTCCATAAAGACATTGACAAGCGCGTGACAGCCAACCTCGCTGCAGCCCAGG ACATGTTCGTGGCGCTGCATCACCTGGGCTGGATCACCTCCCACCCCCTGCCTGCGTCGTCCCTGCTCCACACTCTCTCCGCCTACCCCTCCCGGAGCGAGGACACTCTTCTGCTGGTGAAGGAGTGCGGCCACACCTGCAAATGCTCCTCCCGCACCGCCTTCTATAAG GTGTGGGAGGACGGTCACCGCGCACCTGACCTGCACGCCGTCGCCTCTGGGTCAGTCTTCTTCCTGCCAGCGCCTTCCCTGCAGCTGTCTGTCATCCTGGAAGTCCC gtgtgaggGCGGAGGCACCTTCAAGCTGCGAGGGGCGGCGGGTGAGCAGACCTTCCCGCTGGAGAGGTGGTCGCTGGGCCTCGTGGCGGACGTTGGCATCTTCGTGGACAACGGCATGGCGTACGTGGTGACGGCAGGGAGACTGGATGAGG ccaccaACGTGACTAGGACGACCGTGGTGGTGCTGCGCGTGAGTTACGATCACCGCTACGTGGAACGCATCTGGGGCCAGCACTCCCGCCGCAGCGCATCCAAGCTTGATCTGACGCAG ATCGGATCCACGTGGTACCTGGTGGTGGCCAACGAGATGGAGCTGGGCAGGATGAACAAGTACACGACTGTCTCTACCCTGTATGTGTGGGCCAGCCTGGAGGAGAGC TTTATAGTCCAGAGGAATTACATCGGCCATCGCGTGACGTCTGCAATGTTCCTGAAGGTGACACAGCCGTTGGAGGAGCACTTCCTGGTCCTCGCGCAGCTCCGGGCCGCCAGCCACCACTCCGACACGCGGGtcctg GTGTACAAGCACGACACCACCACAGGCACCTTTGAGGAGTTCCAGGTGGTGCCGACAAGTGACGTGGGCTTCCCTGCGACCCTCTACGTGGGCACCAGCCTCTACATGCTACTACTGTCTGAGGAGGAGCGACTTGACGTGTACTGCTACATTCCCCTCgag GGCTTCCGGCTGCAGCAGAGCGTGGGCATCCCTGGCTCAATCTCCATGGCTGTGATTGGCTTCCAGGACGGCAGCCAgcaggtgtgggtgtccacagagGCCCCCGCCGGGCTGCAAGCTTTCAAGGTGTGGCACAAAGGTGTGGACCCGAGCAAGCTGTGA
- the LOC135105159 gene encoding zinc finger protein 501-like, with protein MTMEQTKVFKCEECGEVLKSRSRFLQHSLFHVGANVFYCENCEKLFLSKEELDEHTNHECTSNEKPYIADSINEKHANDSTVKKYFECNDCKKTFDNKSGLAQHKNIHFIRRVRKPVNTQKKARDHICRECMKGFSSKSILSVHMRIHTDTKQHRCEECGKAFTCKNYLALHQKTHSLEKIYKCNECSKAFTQKRYLAHHLNIHTRGKSCVCEECGKTFSDKSSFSRHKKIHTGKKQYKCDKCNRTFRQKAYLNEHKGSHGGKNQYKCDKCGMTLGSRSSLINHVKIHVKGNHFKCSECKKTFSQERYLKQHALFHRGEKRHTCEKCQRLFTTKGSLTRHQKMHVRGKKEVKSA; from the coding sequence ATGACAATGGAACAAACAAAAGTATTCAAGTGTGAGGAGTGTGGGGAAGTACTGAAGAGTCGAAGCAGGTTTTTGCAGCACTCACTCTTTCATGTTGGAGCAAATGTCTTTTACTGTGAGAATTGTGAAAAACTCTTCCTTAGTAAGGAGGAGCTTGATGAACATACAAATCATGAGTGTACTTCAAATGAGAAACCATATATTGCAGATAGCATTAATGAGAAACATGCAAATGATTCCACTGTGAAGAAATATTTTGAATGTAATGATtgcaaaaaaacatttgataataaATCCGGTCTTGCCCAACATAAAAACATTCACTTTATCCGAAGAGTTAGAAAACCGGTAAACACTCAGAAGAAAGCCAGGGATCACATATGCCGGGAATGCATGAAAGGCTTCAGCAGTAAGAGCATTCTCAGTGTGCACATGCGCattcacacagacacaaaacaacacagatGTGAGGAGTGTGGCAAGGCATTCACTTGCAAAAACTATCTTGCCCTGCACCAGAAAACTCATTCCTTAGAAAAGATATACAAGTGCAATGAGTGCAGCAAAGCATTCACCCAAAAGAGGTACCTCGCTCATCACTTAAATATTCACACTAGAGGCaagagttgtgtgtgtgaagagtgtGGGAAAACATTTAGCGACAAAAGTAGCTTCAGCCGTCATAAAAAAATCCACACTGGGAAGAAGCAGTACAAGTGTGACAAGTGCAACAGAACATTCAGGCAGAAGGCTTACCTCAATGAACATAAAGGCAGTCATGGTGGGAAGAACCAGTACAAATGTGACAAGTGTGGTATGACATTAGGTAGTAGAAGCAGCCTAATCAATCATGTGAAGATCCATGTTAAAGGAAACCATTTCAAGTGTAGTGAATGTAAGAAAACCTTCAGCCAGGAAAGATACCTCAAGCAGCATGCTCTCTTCcatagaggagaaaagagacacaCGTGTGAGAAGTGTCAACGTCTCTTCACCACCAAAGGCAGCCTCACTCGCCACCAGAAAATGCacgtgagaggaaagaaagaagtgaagtcAGCATAA